Proteins encoded by one window of Serratia nevei:
- the msbA gene encoding lipid A ABC transporter ATP-binding protein/permease MsbA — protein sequence MMNDKDLSTWQTFRRLWPMITPFKTGLIVAAIALIMNAAGDTLMLSLLKPLLDDGFGKTDSSVLVWMPLAVIALMLMRGVTSFVSSYCISWVSGMVVMQMRRRLFGHMMRMPVAFFDQQSTGTLLSRITYDSEQVASSSSSALVTVVREGASIIGLFIMMFYYSWQLSVILIVLAPIVSIAIRLVSKRFRNISKNMQNTMGQVTTSAEQMLKGHKEVLIFGGQQVETERFNSVSNRMRQQGMKLVSASSISDPIIQLIASLALAFVLFAASFPSVMSTLTAGTITVVFSSMIALMRPLKSLTNVNAQFQRGMAACQTLFSILDMEQEKDTGTREVKRAKGDIEFRNVTFYYPSKETPALRDINLKIAEGKTVALVGRSGSGKSTIANLLTRFYDIQEGEILMDGYDLREYTLASLRNQVALVSQNVHLFNDTIANNIAYARESEYSREQIEKAAEMAYAMDFINKMENGLDTVIGENGVMLSGGQRQRIAIARALLRDCPILILDEATSALDTESERAIQAALDELQKDRTSLVIAHRLSTIEKADEILVVEDGRIVERGEHAELLERQGAYAQLHRMQFGQ from the coding sequence ATGATGAATGATAAAGATCTCTCGACCTGGCAGACGTTCCGTCGACTCTGGCCGATGATCACTCCTTTTAAGACCGGGCTGATTGTGGCCGCCATTGCGTTGATTATGAACGCAGCGGGGGACACGCTGATGCTGTCTCTGCTTAAACCGCTATTGGACGATGGGTTTGGAAAAACCGACAGCAGCGTGCTGGTGTGGATGCCGCTGGCGGTGATTGCGCTGATGCTGATGCGTGGCGTGACCAGCTTTGTTTCAAGCTACTGCATTTCCTGGGTTTCCGGCATGGTGGTGATGCAGATGCGCCGCCGCCTGTTTGGCCACATGATGAGAATGCCGGTGGCCTTCTTCGATCAGCAGTCTACCGGGACGCTGTTGTCGCGCATTACCTATGACTCCGAGCAGGTGGCTTCCTCCTCTTCCAGCGCCCTGGTGACCGTGGTGCGTGAAGGGGCCTCGATCATTGGCCTGTTCATCATGATGTTCTACTACAGCTGGCAGCTGTCGGTGATCCTGATCGTGCTGGCGCCGATCGTCTCCATCGCCATTCGCCTGGTGTCCAAGCGTTTCCGCAACATCAGTAAGAACATGCAGAACACCATGGGACAGGTGACCACCAGCGCCGAGCAGATGCTGAAAGGCCATAAAGAAGTGCTGATCTTCGGTGGCCAGCAGGTGGAAACCGAGCGCTTTAACTCGGTCAGCAACCGCATGCGTCAACAGGGCATGAAACTGGTCTCCGCGTCTTCGATTTCCGATCCGATCATTCAGCTGATCGCTTCGCTGGCGCTGGCGTTCGTGCTGTTTGCCGCCAGCTTCCCAAGCGTGATGTCAACCCTGACCGCCGGTACCATTACCGTGGTGTTCTCGTCGATGATCGCGCTGATGCGCCCGCTGAAGTCGCTGACCAACGTCAATGCCCAGTTCCAACGCGGGATGGCGGCATGCCAGACGCTGTTCTCCATTTTGGATATGGAACAGGAAAAAGACACCGGCACCCGCGAAGTGAAGCGTGCGAAAGGCGATATCGAATTCCGCAACGTCACCTTCTACTACCCGTCCAAGGAAACGCCGGCGCTGCGCGATATCAACCTGAAAATCGCCGAAGGCAAGACCGTCGCATTGGTGGGCCGTTCCGGTTCGGGCAAATCCACCATCGCCAATCTGTTGACGCGTTTCTACGATATCCAGGAAGGCGAAATCCTGATGGACGGCTACGATCTGCGTGAATATACCCTGGCCTCACTGCGTAATCAGGTGGCGCTGGTCTCGCAAAACGTGCACCTGTTCAACGACACCATCGCCAACAACATCGCCTATGCGCGCGAGAGCGAATACAGCCGTGAGCAGATTGAGAAAGCGGCCGAAATGGCGTACGCGATGGACTTCATCAACAAGATGGAGAACGGCCTGGATACGGTGATCGGTGAGAACGGTGTAATGCTGTCCGGCGGCCAACGTCAGCGTATCGCCATCGCGCGTGCGTTACTGCGCGACTGCCCGATCCTGATCCTGGATGAGGCGACTTCTGCGCTGGATACCGAGTCCGAACGTGCCATCCAGGCTGCGCTGGACGAGTTGCAGAAAGACCGTACTTCGCTGGTGATCGCGCACCGTCTGTCGACGATTGAGAAGGCGGACGAGATCCTGGTGGTGGAGGACGGCCGCATCGTCGAACGCGGCGAGCACGCCGAATTGCTTGAACGGCAGGGCGCCTATGCGCAGCTGCACCGCATGCAGTTTGGTCAATAA
- the lpxK gene encoding tetraacyldisaccharide 4'-kinase, whose product MIERIWSGGSLLYLALLPLSWLYGLLSWLIRLSYRCGLRKSWRAPVPVVVVGNLTAGGNGKTPMVIWLVEHLQQRGYRVGVVSRGYGGKSAVYPLVLNQNTSTREAGDEPVLIYQRTGAPVAIAPKRAEAVQALLQQQPLDAIITDDGLQHYALQRDFELVVIDGVRRFGNGWWLPAGPMRERAARLGSVDARVANGGVAQAGEIAMRLQARDAVNLLSGERRPAAELPRVVAMAGIGHPPRFFATLEKLNVEVVQEVAFADHQEYQQPQLTALVAADQTLLMTEKDAVKCRAFAQPNWWYLPVDAVLPSAQAEQLLQDIESLLTK is encoded by the coding sequence ATGATTGAGCGCATCTGGTCCGGCGGTTCGCTGCTTTATCTGGCGCTGCTGCCGCTCTCCTGGCTGTATGGCCTGCTCAGTTGGCTGATTCGCCTCAGCTATCGCTGTGGCCTGCGCAAAAGCTGGCGCGCGCCGGTGCCGGTGGTGGTGGTGGGCAACCTCACCGCTGGCGGCAACGGCAAAACGCCGATGGTGATCTGGCTGGTGGAACACCTGCAGCAGCGGGGCTATCGCGTTGGCGTGGTTTCGCGCGGCTACGGCGGCAAGTCGGCGGTCTATCCCCTGGTGCTCAATCAGAATACCTCGACCCGCGAGGCGGGGGATGAGCCGGTGCTGATTTATCAGCGCACCGGCGCGCCCGTGGCGATCGCGCCCAAGCGAGCCGAGGCGGTACAGGCCTTGCTGCAACAACAGCCGCTGGATGCGATCATCACCGACGACGGCTTGCAGCACTATGCCTTACAGCGTGACTTCGAGCTGGTGGTCATCGACGGCGTGCGCCGTTTCGGCAATGGCTGGTGGTTACCGGCCGGGCCGATGCGCGAGCGTGCCGCGCGGCTTGGCAGCGTCGATGCGCGCGTCGCCAATGGCGGCGTGGCGCAGGCGGGGGAGATTGCCATGCGCCTGCAGGCGCGTGACGCGGTGAACCTGCTGAGCGGTGAACGTCGCCCGGCGGCCGAGCTGCCGCGCGTGGTGGCGATGGCGGGCATCGGTCATCCGCCGCGTTTCTTCGCGACGTTGGAAAAGCTGAACGTCGAGGTGGTGCAGGAAGTGGCGTTTGCCGATCATCAGGAATATCAGCAGCCGCAGCTGACGGCGCTGGTTGCAGCCGATCAAACGCTGCTGATGACGGAGAAGGACGCGGTGAAGTGCCGCGCCTTTGCCCAGCCTAATTGGTGGTATTTACCGGTTGACGCGGTGCTACCGTCCGCTCAGGCTGAGCAACTGCTGCAGGATATCGAATCTCTGCTGACCAAGTAA
- a CDS encoding VOC family protein yields the protein MTAQQFVSPNEIRARFSHAMSDMYQKEVPLYGDLLELVAETNRQVLREDAALAHQLQITGEIERLAMERHGAIRVGTADELATLRRLFRVMGMAPVGYYDLSVAGVPVHSTAFRAVHEDALQISPFRVFTSLLRLELIEDPALRELAERLLARRRIFTDRALELIALQETQGGLNAAQAQEFVEQALETFRWHNQATVSAEEYRQLHDQHRLIADVVAFKGPHINHLTPRTLDIDRVQQAMPGRGITPKAVIEGPPRRRRAILLRQTSFKALEESVDFVEHDGHAIAGHHTARFGEIEQRGVALTPKGRALYDRLLQATNDALQAPPSEKNAERYYQLLEENFRAFPDDYATLREQQLAWFRYFPTECGLAAKESLDKHSTLEQLIEKEHVRFQPLVYEDFLPVSAAGIFQSNLGDSRHAQYNAASSRATFEQALGSEVIDELALYQQTQQRSLEACAQALGLVTLAS from the coding sequence ATGACCGCCCAGCAGTTCGTTTCACCTAATGAAATCCGCGCCAGATTCTCCCACGCGATGTCGGACATGTACCAAAAGGAGGTACCGCTGTACGGCGATCTGCTGGAGTTGGTGGCGGAAACCAATCGACAGGTTCTGCGCGAAGACGCCGCACTGGCTCATCAGTTGCAAATCACCGGCGAGATAGAGCGCCTCGCCATGGAGCGCCACGGCGCGATCCGGGTCGGCACTGCGGATGAGCTGGCCACCCTGCGCCGCCTGTTCCGGGTGATGGGCATGGCGCCGGTCGGTTACTATGACCTGTCGGTAGCGGGCGTTCCGGTGCACTCTACCGCTTTTCGCGCCGTACATGAAGACGCGCTGCAGATCAGTCCTTTCCGCGTGTTCACCTCCCTGCTGCGCCTGGAACTGATAGAAGATCCCGCGCTGCGTGAGCTGGCCGAGCGCTTGCTGGCGCGCCGCCGCATCTTTACCGATCGCGCGTTGGAACTGATCGCGCTGCAGGAAACGCAAGGCGGATTGAATGCAGCGCAGGCGCAAGAGTTTGTCGAACAAGCGCTGGAAACCTTCCGCTGGCACAATCAGGCGACGGTCAGCGCCGAAGAATACCGGCAGTTGCACGATCAGCATCGCCTGATCGCCGACGTCGTGGCGTTTAAAGGGCCGCATATCAACCACCTGACGCCGCGCACGCTGGATATCGATCGCGTTCAACAGGCGATGCCCGGCCGCGGCATTACGCCCAAAGCGGTCATCGAGGGCCCGCCGCGCCGCCGCCGTGCAATCCTGCTGCGCCAGACCAGCTTCAAGGCGTTGGAAGAAAGCGTCGATTTCGTTGAGCACGACGGCCACGCCATCGCCGGCCACCATACCGCGCGCTTCGGCGAGATCGAACAGCGCGGCGTGGCACTGACGCCTAAAGGGCGCGCCCTCTACGACCGCCTGCTGCAGGCGACCAACGATGCACTGCAGGCACCGCCAAGCGAGAAGAACGCCGAGCGCTACTATCAACTGCTGGAGGAAAACTTCCGGGCGTTTCCGGATGATTACGCCACGCTGCGCGAGCAACAGCTGGCGTGGTTCCGCTATTTCCCGACCGAATGCGGCCTGGCGGCCAAAGAGTCGCTGGATAAGCACAGTACCCTGGAGCAACTGATCGAGAAAGAACACGTTCGCTTCCAGCCGCTGGTGTATGAAGATTTTCTGCCGGTCAGCGCAGCGGGGATTTTCCAGTCAAATCTGGGGGACAGCCGCCACGCGCAGTACAATGCCGCTTCCAGCCGGGCTACGTTTGAACAAGCGTTGGGCAGTGAGGTGATCGACGAGCTGGCGCTGTATCAGCAAACCCAGCAGCGTTCGCTGGAAGCCTGCGCGCAAGCCCTGGGGCTTGTCACGCTGGCATCCTGA
- a CDS encoding cold shock domain-containing protein: protein MSKKTGQVKWFNESKGFGFIEQNDGGKDVFVHFSAIMTDGFKTLAEGQRVEYTIQDSPRGPAAANVVAL from the coding sequence ATGTCTAAGAAGACTGGTCAGGTTAAGTGGTTCAACGAAAGCAAAGGTTTTGGTTTCATTGAGCAGAACGACGGCGGCAAAGATGTATTCGTACACTTCTCCGCAATCATGACCGACGGTTTCAAGACCCTGGCTGAAGGCCAGCGCGTCGAGTACACCATCCAGGACAGCCCGCGCGGGCCGGCTGCCGCCAACGTAGTTGCTCTGTAA
- a CDS encoding cold-shock protein, with protein MFKNTVLKMGRVKWFNQAEGYGFISPVDGSDEIYVNRNAIANTKNKSLNEGQNVEFSIYRSSHGLSAADVIAF; from the coding sequence ATGTTTAAAAATACTGTGTTAAAAATGGGCCGCGTGAAATGGTTTAATCAGGCCGAAGGCTATGGTTTTATTTCACCGGTAGATGGCAGCGACGAAATCTATGTCAATCGCAACGCTATCGCCAACACCAAAAATAAGTCGTTGAACGAAGGTCAGAACGTTGAGTTCTCGATCTATCGCAGCTCGCATGGGCTGTCCGCGGCAGACGTTATCGCGTTCTGA
- a CDS encoding winged helix-turn-helix domain-containing protein, translating to MTTPIISLTAARALHLAAQGLLSPLKRQAKPDDVVSAIQRMGLLQIDTISVVARSPYLVLFSRLGAYQSEWLEQALAGRKLFEYWAHEACFLPIEDFGLLRHRMLAPHDMGWKYSADWVQQHQAAMDSLLRHIEQQGPVRSADFSAEKKGNSGWWDWKPEKRHLEILFTAGKLMVAERRNFHRVYDLTERLLPAWDDARHTLPAEQARRQMLRRTCRYLGIFRAEWLADYYRLKRVAPKALLAELQEQGEITPVQVEGLEGPFYVHESLAELLPLAEQSKLKSTVTSLLSPFDPVVWDRRRALELFNFDYRLECYTPKEKRRYGYFTLPVLHRGELVGRIDAKAHRRQGVFEIISFHAEPQVRFGKQRAQDIRQAIARTAKWHGAQRVALGDIPAALAAEWGAGWEVE from the coding sequence ATGACCACCCCGATAATTTCCCTTACCGCCGCTCGCGCGCTGCACCTTGCCGCCCAGGGGCTGCTTTCTCCGCTTAAACGCCAGGCTAAGCCCGATGACGTCGTGAGCGCGATCCAGCGCATGGGGCTGTTACAAATCGATACCATTAGCGTCGTCGCCCGCAGCCCGTATCTGGTGCTGTTCAGCCGTTTGGGCGCCTATCAGTCGGAATGGCTGGAGCAGGCGCTTGCCGGCCGCAAGCTGTTCGAATATTGGGCGCACGAAGCCTGTTTCCTGCCGATTGAGGATTTTGGTTTGCTGCGGCACCGCATGCTGGCGCCTCATGATATGGGCTGGAAATATTCCGCCGACTGGGTGCAGCAGCACCAGGCGGCGATGGACAGCCTGCTGCGGCACATCGAACAACAGGGGCCGGTGCGCTCCGCCGATTTCAGCGCCGAGAAAAAGGGCAACAGCGGATGGTGGGACTGGAAACCGGAGAAACGACACCTGGAGATCCTGTTTACCGCCGGCAAGCTGATGGTAGCCGAACGCCGCAACTTCCACCGGGTTTACGATCTGACCGAAAGGTTGCTGCCGGCCTGGGACGATGCGCGTCATACGCTGCCTGCGGAGCAGGCGCGCAGGCAGATGCTGCGCCGCACCTGCCGCTATCTGGGTATCTTTCGCGCTGAATGGTTGGCAGATTACTATCGGCTGAAACGCGTGGCGCCAAAAGCCTTGCTGGCAGAGCTGCAGGAGCAGGGGGAGATTACGCCCGTACAGGTAGAGGGGCTGGAAGGGCCGTTCTATGTGCATGAATCTCTGGCGGAACTGCTGCCGCTGGCGGAACAGAGCAAACTCAAATCGACGGTCACCAGCCTGTTGTCCCCCTTTGATCCGGTAGTTTGGGATCGGCGGCGGGCGCTGGAGTTGTTCAACTTTGACTATCGGCTGGAGTGTTATACGCCGAAAGAAAAACGTCGCTATGGGTACTTCACCCTGCCGGTGCTGCACCGCGGTGAGCTGGTGGGGCGCATTGACGCCAAGGCGCACCGTCGCCAGGGGGTGTTCGAGATCATCAGCTTCCATGCGGAGCCGCAGGTGCGCTTCGGCAAACAGCGGGCGCAGGATATCCGGCAGGCCATCGCGCGTACGGCCAAATGGCACGGTGCGCAACGCGTCGCGCTGGGCGACATTCCGGCGGCGTTGGCCGCTGAATGGGGGGCCGGCTGGGAAGTGGAATAA
- a CDS encoding Trm112 family protein, translated as MDHRLLEIVACPVCNGKLYFNKENQELVCKADGLAYPLRDGIPVLLENEARALSLDEKHA; from the coding sequence ATGGACCACCGTTTACTCGAAATCGTTGCCTGCCCGGTATGCAACGGCAAACTCTATTTCAATAAAGAAAACCAGGAACTGGTGTGCAAAGCGGACGGGTTGGCTTACCCCCTGCGCGACGGCATTCCGGTGCTGTTGGAAAATGAAGCGCGTGCGCTGTCGCTGGATGAGAAACACGCATGA
- the kdsB gene encoding 3-deoxy-manno-octulosonate cytidylyltransferase has protein sequence MSFIAIIPARYASTRLPGKPLADIHGKPMVVHVMERARESGASRVIVATDHPEVAKAVEAAGGEVCMTSPDHHSGTERLAEVIAHYGFADDQIIVNVQGDEPLIPPVIVRQVAENLAGSQAGMATLAVPIESAEEAFNPNAVKVVMDAQGYALYFSRATIPWDRERFAASKESIGDSLLRHIGIYAYRAGFVRRYVSWAPSQLEQIELLEQLRVLWYGEKIHVAVAKAIPSVGVDTPEDLQRVRDSIQP, from the coding sequence ATGAGTTTTATCGCTATTATTCCCGCCCGCTACGCCTCGACCCGTTTGCCGGGTAAACCGCTGGCCGATATTCACGGCAAGCCGATGGTGGTACACGTCATGGAGCGCGCCCGCGAGTCCGGCGCCAGCCGCGTCATCGTGGCGACCGATCACCCTGAAGTCGCCAAAGCGGTGGAAGCCGCCGGTGGCGAAGTGTGCATGACCAGCCCGGACCACCATTCCGGCACCGAACGGCTGGCGGAAGTGATCGCGCACTACGGCTTTGCCGACGACCAGATCATCGTTAACGTGCAGGGCGACGAACCGCTGATCCCACCGGTGATCGTGCGTCAGGTGGCGGAGAACCTGGCGGGCAGCCAGGCCGGTATGGCGACGCTGGCGGTGCCGATCGAGAGCGCCGAAGAGGCTTTCAACCCCAATGCGGTGAAGGTCGTGATGGACGCGCAGGGCTACGCGCTCTATTTTTCACGCGCCACCATTCCGTGGGATCGTGAGCGTTTCGCCGCGTCGAAAGAGAGCATCGGCGACAGCCTGCTGCGCCATATCGGCATCTACGCGTACCGCGCCGGCTTCGTGCGTCGCTACGTCAGCTGGGCGCCGAGCCAGCTGGAACAGATCGAGCTGTTGGAACAGCTGCGCGTGCTGTGGTACGGTGAAAAAATCCACGTGGCGGTCGCGAAAGCGATCCCGAGCGTGGGGGTCGATACGCCGGAAGATCTCCAGCGCGTGCGTGACAGCATCCAACCCTGA
- a CDS encoding YcbJ family phosphotransferase, with protein sequence MEQLRAELSIVLGESISRLERVSEQPYAHMYSLYDRQGNAIPLMAKSFICQGIAQQEAYKLSMLARDGDIRLPTVYGVVCTQQTPYKEILLIERLRGVSAEAPTRSPDRWNMLMEQIVDGILAWHRIDSHGSVGSVDSTQENDWFCWYQQRVEVLWATVVNLTTPQLTMADRRLLYRTREALTHFFVGFDDPCVLVHGNLSLRSMLKDPKSDQLLAMLNPGVVLWAPREYDLFRLCEAGMPSQLLFRYLQRAPVADAFLARRWLYVVWEAVGRLVHTGKLERRPFDYASQQLLPWLAG encoded by the coding sequence ATGGAGCAGTTACGCGCTGAACTGAGCATTGTGCTGGGTGAGTCCATCAGCCGGCTGGAGCGGGTGAGTGAACAGCCTTATGCGCATATGTATTCGCTGTACGATCGGCAGGGCAACGCGATCCCGCTGATGGCGAAAAGCTTTATCTGTCAAGGCATCGCCCAGCAGGAGGCTTACAAGCTGTCGATGCTGGCGCGCGACGGGGATATTCGGCTGCCCACGGTGTACGGCGTGGTGTGTACTCAACAGACGCCGTATAAGGAAATCCTGCTGATCGAGCGCCTGCGCGGCGTGTCGGCTGAAGCGCCGACGCGCTCGCCGGATCGCTGGAACATGCTGATGGAACAGATCGTTGACGGGATATTGGCCTGGCACCGCATCGACAGTCACGGCAGCGTCGGCAGCGTGGACAGCACGCAGGAGAACGACTGGTTTTGCTGGTATCAACAGCGGGTCGAAGTGCTGTGGGCGACGGTAGTCAATCTCACCACCCCACAGCTGACCATGGCGGATCGGCGTTTGCTGTACCGCACGCGCGAAGCGCTGACCCATTTCTTCGTCGGCTTCGACGATCCCTGTGTTCTGGTGCACGGTAACTTGTCGCTGCGCAGCATGCTGAAGGATCCCAAAAGCGATCAGCTGCTGGCGATGCTCAATCCCGGCGTGGTGCTGTGGGCGCCACGCGAATACGATCTTTTCCGCCTGTGCGAGGCGGGTATGCCCAGCCAACTGCTGTTCCGCTATCTGCAGCGCGCGCCGGTCGCCGATGCTTTCCTGGCGCGGCGCTGGCTGTATGTGGTGTGGGAAGCGGTAGGGCGCTTGGTTCATACCGGCAAGCTGGAGCGGCGGCCGTTCGACTATGCGTCGCAACAGCTGCTGCCCTGGCTGGCCGGTTGA
- the elyC gene encoding envelope biogenesis factor ElyC, which translates to MLFNLKKFFGAMLMPLPLLMLLMGLALLLLWFTRWQKSGKTIFTLSWLFLLLFSLQPVADRLLRPIEAQYQTYRGNDPVSYIVVLGGGYTYNPDWAPSSNLLGNSLPRVTEGVRLYLAHPGARMVFTGASAGSMQSNAATAALVAESLGVPRSDMVILREPRDTEEEAAQVAKLVGEQPFILVTSANHLPRAMRFFEAKGLHPIPAPANQLAIDSPLNIWDRATPSSMFLGHTERAWYETLGSLWQWLKGADRAGAE; encoded by the coding sequence ATGCTGTTCAACCTGAAAAAGTTCTTTGGCGCCATGCTGATGCCGCTGCCGCTGTTGATGCTGCTGATGGGGCTGGCGCTGCTGCTGCTGTGGTTCACCCGCTGGCAAAAAAGCGGTAAGACGATTTTTACGCTGAGCTGGCTGTTTTTACTGCTTTTCAGCCTGCAGCCGGTGGCCGACCGGCTGCTGAGGCCGATCGAAGCCCAATACCAGACTTATCGCGGCAACGATCCGGTCAGTTACATCGTGGTGTTGGGCGGGGGCTATACCTACAATCCCGATTGGGCACCCAGCTCGAATTTGCTCGGCAACAGCCTGCCGCGCGTGACGGAAGGCGTGCGGCTTTACCTTGCGCATCCCGGCGCCAGAATGGTGTTTACCGGCGCATCCGCCGGCAGCATGCAAAGCAACGCCGCCACGGCGGCGCTGGTGGCCGAAAGCCTGGGCGTGCCGCGCAGCGATATGGTGATCCTGAGGGAACCGCGCGATACCGAGGAAGAAGCCGCTCAGGTCGCCAAGTTGGTCGGCGAGCAACCGTTCATTCTGGTGACCTCCGCCAACCATCTGCCGCGCGCCATGCGCTTCTTCGAGGCGAAAGGCCTGCACCCGATCCCGGCGCCGGCCAACCAGTTGGCGATCGACTCGCCGCTGAATATCTGGGATCGCGCCACACCCTCCTCGATGTTCCTCGGCCATACCGAACGTGCCTGGTATGAAACGCTGGGCAGCCTGTGGCAATGGCTGAAAGGCGCGGATCGCGCCGGCGCCGAGTAA
- the cmoM gene encoding tRNA uridine 5-oxyacetic acid(34) methyltransferase CmoM, producing the protein MQDRNFDDIAEKFARNIYGTTKGKIRQAVVWQDLTGLLAQLPQRPLRILDAGGGEGHMACQLAELGHQVLLCDLSGEMIQRAAQLAEQKGVSQNMQFVQSSAQDIAQHLEQPVDLILFHAVLEWIAEPEAALQALYDCLTPGGALSLMFFNANGLLMRNVVLGNFQLVDPEVRRRRKRSLSPQYPHDPLLVYGWLEQLGMRIGGKTGVRVFHDYLQSRQLQTQKFEELLALEQHYCRQEPYVSLGRYIHVMAHKPNLKDEL; encoded by the coding sequence ATGCAGGATCGCAATTTTGACGATATTGCTGAAAAATTTGCGCGTAATATTTACGGCACCACGAAAGGAAAAATCCGCCAGGCGGTGGTTTGGCAGGATCTGACCGGGTTGCTGGCGCAGTTGCCGCAGCGGCCGCTGCGCATCCTCGACGCCGGGGGCGGTGAAGGCCATATGGCCTGCCAGCTGGCAGAATTAGGACATCAGGTGTTGTTGTGCGATCTTTCTGGTGAGATGATCCAGCGCGCCGCGCAGCTGGCGGAACAGAAAGGTGTGAGCCAGAACATGCAATTCGTACAAAGTTCTGCGCAGGATATCGCTCAACATTTGGAACAGCCGGTTGATCTGATATTGTTTCATGCAGTGCTTGAATGGATCGCCGAGCCCGAAGCGGCGCTGCAGGCGTTGTATGACTGCCTGACGCCGGGCGGCGCGCTGTCGCTGATGTTCTTCAACGCCAACGGCCTCTTGATGCGCAACGTGGTGTTGGGTAATTTCCAACTGGTGGATCCCGAGGTCAGGCGGCGCCGCAAGCGTTCGCTGTCGCCGCAATATCCGCACGATCCGCTATTGGTCTACGGTTGGCTGGAACAGCTGGGCATGCGTATCGGCGGTAAAACCGGCGTGCGGGTGTTCCACGACTATCTGCAGAGCAGACAGCTGCAAACACAAAAATTTGAAGAGTTACTGGCGCTTGAACAGCACTATTGCCGGCAGGAGCCGTACGTGAGTTTGGGGCGCTATATTCACGTCATGGCGCATAAACCAAACCTGAAGGACGAACTATGA